The Lepeophtheirus salmonis chromosome 1, UVic_Lsal_1.4, whole genome shotgun sequence genome has a segment encoding these proteins:
- the LOC121115230 gene encoding prolyl 4-hydroxylase subunit alpha-2 — translation MNCMSSRNLSHILITVFVSTLISFPNPVISENSILNSESLYRVFKIERELFKVLQERQKQLQDSLELIKEYTRDVESLYRNEGCWPLESCIESKIFEQIVGNPIYNYQVLRRLIVNWKNTEDSLKKIDIKQIMTDIKRLKKRNGGLPDGKDLQTAAKALNRIHKIYDINTTEFSNGNILGHQTSANLGLRDTLYLGRFAANTDYPGVALNWLNTAQSQANLHPNSSEEALKQVKLALRQVNRKLSKKPKSMGDKDPYILGAIPDKTEDPNLVISNTDRRNFEALCRGEKLISSFEESKLYCYYDDRGVFGLKLSPLKVEINHREPHLILTFHDLFTQSETHDLIESVKSDLTSAGVGTDKTISDMRISSHVWIPDGMLSIVDKISEKIENVIGLRSMAQLDPEAKKEEYEMLQVANYGLGGHYDCHHDSMFIYKEPQFIPKSVEETQSPYITGDRMSTFMIYLSDVQKGGNTAFPRLGVATSPRKGSAVFWHNIKRSGRSDMHMIHGACPVVMGSKWVANKWIREVANIFRRPCIKDIDH, via the exons ATGAACTGCATGTCATCCCGTAACTTATCTCATATTTTGATAACTGTTTTTGTTTCCACTCTCATTTCATTTCCGAATCCTGTCATTTCGGAGAACTCTATTCTCAACTCCGAATCCCTTTACCGTGTTTTTAAGATAGAAAGAGAACTTTTCAAAGTTCTTCAAGAGAGGCAAAAACAACTTCAAGACTCTCTAGAGCTTATTAAAGAATATACAAGAGATGTGGAGTCCCTATACAGAAATGAGGGGTGTTGGCCTCTTGAATCTTGCATTGAATCCAAGATATTTGAGCAAATTGTGGGTAATCCTATCTACAATTATCAAGTTCTTCGTCGGCTTATTGTAAATTGGAAAAACACGGAAGATTCTCTgaagaaaattgatattaagC aaatcATGACAGACATTAAAAGGCTAAAAAAGCGAAATGGCGGACTTCCAGATGGAAAGGACCTTCAAACTGCAGCCAAGGCACTGAATCGAATACATAAGATTTATGATATTAATACAACAGAATTTTCAAATGGTAACATATTGGGCCACCAAACCTCTGCGAATCTAGGACTCAGGGACACTCTTTACCTTGGAAG ATTTGCAGCAAACACGGATTATCCAGGCGTAGCTCTAAATTGGTTAAACACTGCTCAATCTCAAGCAAATTTGCATCCAAATTCCTCTGAAGAAGCACTAAAACAAGTTAAATTAGCCTTAAGACAAGTTAATcgtaaattatctaaaaaaccGAAGTCTATGGGTGATAAAGATCCATACATCCTAGGAGCTATTCCAGATAAAACAGAAGATCCAAATTTAGTGATAAGTAATACGGATCGAAGAAATTTCGAGGCTCTATGTCGTGgagaaaaacttatttcttcGTTCGAAGAATCCAAACTATACTGTTATTATGATGATCGAGGTGTATTTGGATTAAAATTATCTCCCCTAAAAGTAGAAATCAACCATAGAGAGCCACATCTTATTCTTACATTCCACGACCTTTTTACTCAATCAGAGACCCATGATCTAATAGAGTCCGTTAAATCTGATCTAACTTCTGCGGGTGTTGGAACAGATAAGACAATTTCAGATATGCGGATATCATCCCATGTATGGATTCCAGACGGGATGTTAAGTATCGTCGACAAGATTTCAGAAAAGATAGAAAATGTTATTGGGCTACGCAGTATGGCACAACTTGATCCCGAAGCAAAGAAAGAAGAGTATGAAATGCTTCAGGTAGCAAACTACGGGCTCGGAGGTCATTATGATTGTCACCACGACTCCATGTTCATTTACAAAGAACCACAGTTCATTCCTAAGAGTGTGGAGGAAACACAATCCCCTTATATCACAGGGGATCGAATGTCTACCTTTATGATTTATTTGTCAGAT GTGCAAAAGGGTGGAAACACAGCCTTTCCGCGATTGGGTGTTGCCACATCTCCACGCAAAGGATCTGCTGTTTTTTGGCACAACATTAAGCGGAGTGGACGATCTGATATGCACATGATTCATGGAGCATGTCCTGTTGTTATGGGCTCAAAATGGGTTGCTAATAAATGGATTCGTGAGGTAGCAAATATTTTTAGGCGACCTTGCATCAAGGATATTGATCATTAA
- the LOC121115202 gene encoding multidrug resistance-associated protein 1, which translates to MNESWICEEPLWNQVSDSWKTLDHPNVSSCFRIFFFRLIFPNLCFFYVWLPFEVHPIYSSRDKGIKRSLLGTLKDLFAFFCVSVAIYDVIHEAFFKPNFQILEILDPSLRILTYTLVLVLNFLYRVKGMRISGFLCRFFFVALFSFGIDLYLMYEVMTQLKLEELMSSIIHVTLLLLNVLAHFWPEPPPRYSEYVRLVGVEGCHNPSPDTQCGYPSYIFFSWMSSLMWKGFKRPIKQKDLWDFIPSVNTALVNPHFLKHWNKIYTQTKFSNYPTSKSPSIFPALLRSYWPLLLKGAFAKLLHDLLLICSPMLLQYLILFSYSPDIPLGQGIALSVILFGNKILGTFFIARYFFYMVTVGMKLKTSITSLIYRKALRIHSTRDDTTSGEIVNLMSVDVQKIVDLMPLLNTIWSGPLQIIAAIYLLINTLGYSALAGVLVMFLLIPINGFIAVRMKNAQMKQMKKKDERVKKMNEILQGIKIIKLYAWESSFSKLISSIRFEEIKLLKLSSKYFGFMMLTISSTTFFISLFTFIVYVVSDPENHILDSEKIFVSISLFNILRFPLNMLTHVIGGIASASVSLKRINKFLASEELEEGILVRSNSHDHQAICIHPSSSFSWKGSSESLFKDISMDVNRGNLIAIIGPVGSGKSSLISALLGEMLFTSKGTNPVEIHGSVAYTPQNAWMQNVSVKDNILFGRKFNKNWYDEVLKACSLESDMEVFPSGDSTEIGEKGINLSGGQKQRISLARAVYSQSDIYFLDDPLAAVDSHVAKHLFEEVIGSNGLLRGKTRILVTHNLSFLHLVDEIYFLKDGEITEKGTYKELMEKNCDFSELISNHANNKITNQSDSEKVMEKINEEGTKQPIETNFKIYDEETLHTGQVGIRVYWYFLSKIGMLAGILAFSFFIISQILATGSSVWLSVWSDAKNNTDIYYHLGIYAGLGVSNIFISTAGTLILSLSLLDASRILHGTLFQCIIKTPMSFFDTTPLGRILNRFGQDIEVLDTKMSFCIFGSITGTFAYIATVTIISINVPIFIIPTLAIFVVYFVILIVSLSSSRQLKRLSSVATSPIYSHFGETLSGINTVRAYSLEKAFYSEFERRLDEYQKRNFPVIMADRWLGIRINLIGNFIIFASALFSVLSRDTITPGQLGLNVSSSLAITSILSWVIRMYSDLENNIVAVERIKEYSNKESEAPWELEEDLKLNSSWPLKGEITIKNLSLKYRKDLDWVLRDINVHISPGDKIGIVGRTGSGKSTLALALFRLLEVNSGQITIDGVDIKKMGLHTLRSKLTIIPQDPTLFSGTLRLNLDPFGLFKDMELIESLKHAYLQDFLKEDGLDKVIAENGENISLGQRQLICLARALLRKNKVLIMDEATAAVDSETDKLIQKAIKDNFRDSTVLTIAHRLQTVLDYSKIIVIDSGCIIEYDSPKNLLSDSSSTFYKMCLNSGINQ; encoded by the exons ATGAATGAATCCTGGATCTGTGAAGAGCCTCTCTGGAATCAGGTCTCTGACTCCTGGAAAACATTGGACCATCCAAATGTATCATCCTGTTTccgcatttttttctttcggcTCATATTTCCCAACCTATGTTTCTTCTATGTCTGGCTTCCCTTTGAAGTTCATCCAATCTATTCATCACGTGACAAGGGGATTAAGCGATCTCTACTCGGAACGCTCAAAGatctttttgcttttttctgcGTGTCTGTAGCTATTTATGATGTCATTCACGAAGCTTTTTTCAAGCCCAACTTCCAA ATATTGGAGATTTTGGATCCTTCGCTACGGATCCTCACCTATACCCTAGTTCTTGTACTCAATTTTTTATACAGGGTAAAAGGAATGCGGATATCTGGATTTCTGTGCAGGTTCTTCTTTGTAGCATTGTTTTCCTTTGGGATTGATCTATACTTAATGTACGAGGTCATGACCCAATTGAAACTAGAGGAACTGATGTCTTCCATCATTCACGTAACCTTGCTACTCCTGAATGTATTAGCTCATTTTTGGCCAGAGCCTCCTCCACGTTACTCTGAGTATGTTCGACTTGTTGGAGTAGAAGGCTGTCATAATCCATCACCAGATACTCAATGTGGATACccctcatatatatttttctcttggaTGAGCTCCCTCATGTGGAAAGGCTTCAAAAGGCCTATTAAGCAAAAAGACCTTTGGGACTTTATTCCCTCAGTGAACACTGCTCTTGTGAATCCACATTTTCTTAAACattggaacaaaatatatacacagaCCAAGTTTAGTAATTATCCTACCTCTAAATCCCCTAGTATTTTTCCTGCATTACTACGCTCCTACTGGCCCCTACTCTTAAAAGGAGCCTTCGCAAAACTCCTTCATGACCTACTTCTCATATGTTCTCCTATGTTACTACAGTATTTGATTCTCTTTAGTTATTCACCAGACATACCCCTTGGGCAAGGGATCGCACTCTCAGTGATTCTCTTTGGAAACAAGATTCTTGGCACTTTTTTCAttgcaagatattttttctacatggTAACCGTTGGTATGAAGTTAAAAACCTCTATCACCTCTCTAATTTATCGAAAAGCTCTACGAATACATTCTACAAGAGATGATACGACAAGTGGGGAAATAGTGAATCTCATGTCTGTTGACGTCCAAAAGATTGTGGATCTTATGCCACTCCTCAACACCATTTGGTCTGGACCCCTACAAATAATTGCagcaatatatttattgatcaacACTTTGGGCTATAGTGCTCTTGCAGGAGTGCTTGTCATGTTCCTGCTCATCCCCATAAATGGATTTATTGCTGTGAGAATGAAAAATGCTCAAATGAAACAGATGAAAAAGAAAGACGAgcgagttaaaaaaatgaatgagatACTTCAAggcataaaaattattaagctATATGCCTGGGAGTCtagtttttccaaattaattagTTCCATTCGGTTTGAAGAAATTAAGCTGCTCAAACTTTCATCCAAGTATTTTGGTTTTATGATGCTCACCATTTCAAGTACAACCTTTTTTATATCTCTCTTCACATTTATTGTGTACGTTGTCTCAGATCCAGAAAATCATATCCTTGATTCAGAAAAGATATTTGTTTCCatttctctttttaatatacTTCGGTTTCCCTTAAATATGCTTACTCATGTCATTGGAGGGATTGCTTCTGCCTCGGTCAGTcttaaaagaatcaataaattCCTTGCCTCAGAAGAACTAGAGGAAGGGATTTTAGTTCGATCAAATTCTCATGACCATCAGGCTATCTGTATTCATCCTTCTTCCTCATTTTCATGGAAAGGATCTTCTGAGTCTCTTTTCAAAGACATCTCAATGGATGTTAATAGAGGgaatttaattgcaataatTGGACCTGTAGGGTCAGGGAAGTCTTCACTAATATCAGCTCTTTTAGGTGAAATGCTATTTACCTCAAAAGGTACAAATCCAGTCGAAATCCATGGATCTGTAGCGTATACACCACAGAATGCCTGGATGCAGAATGTATCAGTGAAAGATAACATTTTATTTGGAAGAAAGTTTAATAAGAATTGGTATGATGAAGTGTTAAAAGCTTGCTCCTTAGAGTCGGATATGGAAGTATTTCCCTCGGGAGATTCAACAGAGATTGGGGAAAAAGGAATTAACTTGAGTGGAGGGCAAAAACAAAGG ATAAGTCTTGCCAGAGCAGTTTATTCCCAATCGGACATTTATTTCCTTGATGATCCACTGGCAGCCGTGGATTCGCATGTTGccaaacatttatttgaagaaGTCATAGGGAGTAACGGACTTCTTCGAGGAAAAACCCGGATATTGGTTACACATAATCTGTCCTTTCTTCACTTAGTGGACGAAATCTATTTTCTCAAGGATGGAGAGATAACTGAAAAGGGGACATACAAAGAACTTATGGAAAAGAATTGTGATTTCTCTGAATTGATATCCAATCATGCCAATAACAAAATAACCAATCAATCAGACTCTGAAAAggttatggaaaaaataaatgaggagGGAACGAAACAGCCCATtgagacaaatttcaaaatttatgatgAAGAAACTTTACATACGGGACAAGTTGGAATTCGAGTCTATTGGtactttttatctaaaataggAATGCTGGCCGGGATACTTGCCTTTTCGTTTTTCATTATATCACAAATTTTAGCGACGGGCTCCTCTGTTTGGCTTTCAGTTTGGTCGGATGCAAAAAACAACACAGATATATATTACCATTTGGGAATCTATGCGGGTCTTGGAGTCTCcaacatttttatatcaacaGCAGGTACTCTTATTCTGTCTCTCAGTCTTCTGGATGCATCTCGAATTCTTCATGGGACATTGTTTCAATGTATAATCAAAACCCCAATGTCATTCTTTGATACAACTCCTCTTGGGCGTATTCTCAATCGGTTTGGACAGGATATTGAAGTTTTGGATACTAAAATGAGCTTTTGCATCTTTGGATCCATCACTGGTACTTTTGCTTATATTGCAACCGTTACAATAATAAGCATAAATGTACCCATATTTATTATCCCAACCCTGGCCATTTTTGTCGTCTATTTTGTGATTCTAATTGTAAGTCTTAGTTCTTCTCGTCAATTAAAGCGATTGTCATCTGTAGCAACATCTCCTATCTATTCCCATTTTGGAGAAACACTCTCTGGAATCAATACAGTTCGTGCATATTCCCTCGAAAAGGCCTTCTATTCTGAATTCGAGCGACGGTTGGatgaatatcaaaaaaggaatttccCCGTCATCATGGCCGATAGATGGTTAGGCATTCGTATAAACTTAATaggaaatttcattatttttgcatCTGCACTATTTTCTGTACTTTCAAGAGATACCATCACACCT ggtCAATTGGGTCTGAATGTGTCCTCTTCTCTGGCTATAACATCCATTTTAAGCTGGGTCATTCGAATGTACTCAGATCTTGAAAATAACATTGTTGCTGTCGAACGAATCAAGGAATATTCAAACAAGGAGAGTGAAGCACCTTGGGAGCTTGAAGAAGATTTAAAGTTGAATTCCAGTTGGCCTTTAAAGGGAGAAATCACAATTAAGAATCTTTCATTAAAGTACAG aAAGGATTTAGATTGGGTGCTCAGGGACATCAATGTTCATATTTCTCCGGGAGATAAAATTGGTATTGTAGGAAGAACGGGCTCTGGAAAATCGACTTTAGCTCTAGCGTTATTTCGTCTTCTTGAAGTCAATTCCGGGCAGATCACCATTGATGGAGTGGATATAAAGAAGATGGGCCTTCATACTCTTCGAAGTAAATTAACGATAATTCCTCAGGATCCCACTCTTTTCTCTGGAACTCTACGCTTAAACTTGGATCCTTTTGGTCTCTTCAAAGACATGGAACTCATTGAGTCATTAAAACATGCTTATTTACAAGATTTTCTCAAAGAAGACGGCCTAGACAAAGTAATTGCAGAGAATGGAGAGAATATTTCCCTGGGACAAAGACAGTTGATTTGCTTAGCTCGTGCTCTTTTGAGAAAGAACAAAGTTCTCATAATGGACGAAGCTACTGCTGCTGTCGACTCTGAGACGGACAAGTTAATACAAAAAGCAATCAAGGATAATTTTAGAGATTCAACAGTTTTAACTATTGCACATAGACTACAAACTGTTCTTGATTACTCAAAGATTATTGTTATAGACTCTGGTTGCATTATTGAATATGATAGTCCAAAAAATCTCCTCAGTGATAGCTCctctacattttataaaatgtgtttAAACTCCGGGATTAATCAatga